Proteins encoded within one genomic window of Sphaerotilus montanus:
- the arsB gene encoding ACR3 family arsenite efflux transporter, translating to MNVFERYLTVWVFLCIVVGIALGQALPGPVQAIGGMEVAKVNLPVGLLIWVMVIPMLLKVDFGALHQVRQHWRGIGVTLFINWAVKPFSMALLGWIFVRHVFAPWLPAGQLDSYIAGLILLAAAPCTAMVFVWSRLTNGHPLFTLSQVALNDTIMVFAFAPIVALLLGLSSITVPWDTLLTSVVLYIVVPVVIAQLWRRALLARGQAAFDAALEKIGPWSVSALLLTLVLLFAFQGEAILREPLVIAMLAVPILIQVLFNSALAYWLNRRVGEAHNVACPSALIGASNFFELAVAAAISLFGFESGAALATVVGVLIEVPVMLLVVRVVNQSKGWYEAGSALHRP from the coding sequence ATGAACGTCTTCGAGCGCTACCTCACCGTCTGGGTCTTCCTCTGCATCGTCGTCGGCATCGCGCTGGGTCAGGCCTTGCCCGGCCCGGTCCAGGCCATCGGCGGCATGGAGGTCGCCAAGGTCAACCTGCCGGTCGGCCTGCTGATCTGGGTGATGGTCATCCCGATGCTGCTGAAGGTCGATTTCGGCGCGCTGCACCAGGTCCGCCAGCACTGGCGCGGCATCGGCGTCACGCTGTTCATCAACTGGGCGGTCAAGCCGTTCTCGATGGCGCTGCTGGGCTGGATCTTCGTGCGCCATGTCTTCGCGCCGTGGCTGCCCGCCGGGCAACTGGACAGCTACATCGCCGGCCTGATCCTGCTGGCTGCCGCACCCTGCACCGCGATGGTCTTCGTCTGGAGCCGGCTCACCAACGGGCACCCGCTGTTCACGCTGTCGCAGGTGGCGTTGAACGACACGATCATGGTGTTCGCCTTCGCGCCGATCGTCGCGCTGCTGCTCGGCCTGTCGTCGATCACGGTGCCGTGGGACACGCTGCTGACCTCGGTGGTGCTCTACATCGTGGTGCCGGTGGTCATCGCGCAGCTCTGGCGACGGGCGCTGCTGGCGCGCGGGCAGGCGGCGTTCGATGCGGCGCTGGAAAAGATCGGGCCGTGGTCCGTCAGCGCGCTGCTGCTGACGCTGGTGCTGCTGTTCGCGTTCCAGGGCGAGGCCATCCTGCGCGAGCCACTGGTGATCGCGATGCTGGCGGTGCCGATCCTGATCCAGGTGCTGTTCAACTCGGCGCTGGCCTACTGGCTGAACCGGCGGGTCGGCGAGGCGCACAACGTCGCGTGTCCTTCCGCATTGATCGGCGCGAGCAACTTCTTCGAGCTGGCGGTGGCCGCGGCGATCAGCCTGTTCGGGTTCGAGTCGGGTGCGGCGCTGGCCACCGTCGTCGGCGTGCTGATCGAGGTGCCAGTGATGCTGCTGGTGGTGCGGGTGGTGAACCAGAGCAAGGGCTGGTACGAGGCGGGCTCCGCGCTGCACCGCCCCTGA
- a CDS encoding c-type cytochrome: MVSRLTCLTLAGLLAVSAWPPAAAQTGARLAADKGCYNCHGDPPKKKTPSFATLAKDYAQYQGQPDKEAALAEQLRTGSFFGHVDAHERLSAEDARALVRWIVSGSPPP; this comes from the coding sequence GTGGTTTCGCGGCTGACCTGCCTGACCCTGGCGGGCCTGCTGGCTGTCAGCGCATGGCCGCCAGCCGCCGCGCAGACCGGCGCCCGACTGGCCGCCGACAAGGGCTGCTACAACTGCCACGGCGACCCGCCGAAGAAGAAGACCCCCAGCTTCGCCACGCTGGCCAAGGACTATGCGCAGTACCAGGGCCAGCCGGACAAGGAAGCCGCCCTGGCCGAACAGCTGCGCACCGGCAGTTTCTTCGGTCACGTCGACGCCCACGAGCGCCTGAGCGCCGAGGACGCCCGGGCGCTGGTGCGCTGGATCGTCAGCGGCAGTCCACCACCTTGA
- a CDS encoding ArsI/CadI family heavy metal resistance metalloenzyme — protein MKRFHVHLHVDDLSQSIAFYSKLFAAEPARVEGDYAKWMLDDPAVNFAISTRGSQPGLDHLGIQTDNAEELAGLKARAEAADLALLDEGATSCCYARSEKHWVTDPQGIAWEHFHTLGNIPVFRERADATPTATACCAPNTRPATGPTVRGKPLGIAISTPATGGGSSSCC, from the coding sequence ATGAAGCGTTTCCATGTCCACCTCCACGTCGATGACCTGTCCCAGAGCATCGCCTTCTATTCGAAGCTGTTCGCCGCCGAACCGGCCCGCGTCGAAGGCGACTACGCCAAGTGGATGCTCGACGATCCGGCCGTCAACTTCGCCATCTCGACCCGCGGCAGCCAGCCCGGCCTCGACCACCTCGGCATCCAGACCGACAACGCCGAGGAACTCGCCGGACTGAAGGCCCGTGCCGAGGCTGCCGACCTGGCGCTGCTCGACGAAGGCGCCACCAGCTGCTGCTACGCCCGCAGCGAGAAGCACTGGGTGACCGATCCGCAAGGCATTGCCTGGGAACACTTCCACACGCTGGGCAACATCCCCGTGTTCCGGGAGCGGGCCGATGCCACCCCGACCGCCACGGCCTGCTGCGCCCCGAACACCCGCCCGGCCACCGGACCGACCGTGCGCGGCAAACCGCTGGGCATCGCGATCAGCACGCCGGCCACGGGCGGCGGCAGCAGCAGCTGCTGCTGA
- a CDS encoding thioredoxin family protein → MDIQVLGTGCANCRNTIALIQQVAQARGAAITLSKVEEMRDIVGYGVMATPGVVVDGKVVHAGGVPTREKVEQWFRG, encoded by the coding sequence ATGGACATCCAGGTTCTCGGCACCGGCTGTGCCAACTGCCGCAACACCATCGCCCTGATCCAGCAGGTCGCCCAGGCCCGCGGCGCGGCGATCACGCTGAGCAAGGTCGAGGAGATGCGCGACATCGTCGGCTATGGCGTCATGGCCACGCCCGGTGTCGTGGTCGATGGCAAGGTGGTCCACGCGGGCGGTGTGCCGACCCGGGAAAAGGTCGAGCAGTGGTTTCGCGGCTGA
- a CDS encoding permease: MHATALNLPRRYPAAFLLAAATVWWLLYQSLVPVSEALVAALPVDRASHLGGALQFFLYDTPKVLLLLTGVVFVMGMVNSWFTPERTRALLAGRSEGVANVMAALLGIVTPFCSCSAVPLFIGFVQAGVPLGVTFSFLVSAPMVNEVALTLLFGLFGWKIALLYLGLGLSVAIVAGWTIGRLKMEAHLEDWVRDMPRVQAEADHDGLGLSDRIDAGFASVREIVGKVWPWILAGIAVGAGIHGWVPEDFMASFMGREAWWSVPLAVLVGVPMYTNAAGIIPIVQALLAKGAALGTVLAFMMSVIALSLPEAIILRKVLKVRLIATFMGIVAGGILLVGYVFNALL, translated from the coding sequence ATGCACGCGACCGCCCTGAACTTGCCACGCCGGTACCCTGCCGCCTTCCTGCTGGCAGCCGCCACCGTCTGGTGGCTGCTCTACCAGTCGCTGGTTCCCGTGTCGGAAGCCCTGGTCGCCGCGCTGCCCGTCGACCGCGCCAGCCACCTCGGCGGTGCCTTGCAGTTCTTCCTCTACGACACGCCCAAGGTGCTGCTGCTGCTCACGGGCGTGGTGTTCGTGATGGGCATGGTGAACTCCTGGTTCACGCCGGAGCGCACCCGCGCCCTGCTCGCCGGCCGCAGCGAGGGTGTCGCCAACGTGATGGCCGCCCTGCTCGGCATCGTCACGCCGTTCTGCTCGTGCTCGGCCGTGCCGCTGTTCATCGGCTTCGTGCAGGCGGGCGTGCCGCTCGGGGTGACGTTCTCGTTCCTGGTCTCGGCGCCGATGGTCAACGAGGTGGCGCTGACGCTGCTGTTCGGGCTGTTCGGCTGGAAGATCGCGCTGCTCTACCTCGGGCTGGGGCTGTCGGTGGCCATCGTCGCGGGCTGGACCATCGGGCGGCTGAAGATGGAGGCGCACCTGGAGGACTGGGTGCGCGACATGCCGCGGGTGCAGGCCGAAGCGGACCACGACGGCCTGGGCCTGTCCGACCGCATCGACGCCGGGTTCGCCAGCGTGCGCGAGATCGTCGGCAAGGTCTGGCCCTGGATCCTGGCCGGCATCGCCGTCGGCGCCGGCATCCACGGCTGGGTGCCGGAAGACTTCATGGCCTCGTTCATGGGCCGGGAGGCGTGGTGGTCGGTGCCGCTGGCAGTCCTGGTCGGCGTGCCGATGTACACCAACGCAGCGGGGATCATCCCGATCGTGCAGGCGCTGCTGGCCAAGGGAGCCGCGCTCGGCACGGTACTCGCGTTCATGATGAGCGTCATCGCGCTCTCGCTGCCCGAGGCCATCATCCTGCGCAAGGTGCTCAAGGTCCGGCTGATCGCCACGTTCATGGGCATCGTCGCTGGCGGCATCCTGCTGGTCGGCTACGTCTTCAATGCCCTGCTCTGA
- a CDS encoding arsenate reductase ArsC: MHQRPRHVLFLCTGNSARSVLAEAMLRQLGGDRFVAHSAGSHPAGAVHPLTLQALAQLKLPTEGLRSKSWDEFAAPGAPVLDFIFTVCDQAAGEVCPHWPGQPISAHWGVPDPVAAEGSDAQRLQKFVDTALTLKRRIDLMLALPIDKLDAMALTHELRSIGQS, encoded by the coding sequence ATGCACCAGCGCCCTCGCCATGTCCTCTTCCTCTGCACCGGCAATTCCGCCCGGTCCGTCCTGGCCGAAGCCATGCTGCGGCAACTGGGCGGCGACCGGTTCGTCGCCCATTCGGCCGGAAGCCATCCGGCTGGCGCCGTCCATCCGCTGACGCTCCAGGCGCTGGCGCAGCTGAAATTGCCGACCGAAGGTCTGCGCAGCAAGTCATGGGACGAATTTGCCGCACCAGGCGCCCCGGTGCTGGACTTCATCTTCACGGTCTGCGACCAGGCGGCCGGTGAAGTCTGTCCGCACTGGCCGGGCCAGCCGATCAGCGCGCACTGGGGCGTCCCCGACCCGGTCGCCGCCGAAGGCAGCGACGCCCAGCGCTTGCAGAAGTTCGTCGATACCGCGCTCACGCTCAAGCGCCGCATCGATCTGATGCTGGCCTTGCCGATCGACAAGCTCGACGCCATGGCACTGACACACGAGCTGCGCAGCATCGGCCAATCCTGA
- a CDS encoding CAP domain-containing protein, whose protein sequence is MRLRFPWRILLSGLAVAGTAVAAAADDAAFAQDILRAHNQVRCLHGVAPLAWHAGVAAYARHWVRQGGFDHSDSYNAPIGPLGENLYGSSEVPTGAEAVQSWYSEVSDYRPEDPSGAAGHFTAMVWKGARYLGCARAGGNLFCNYWSGTRTADCSTPNMQGCYRAQVLPRVRTSAQCP, encoded by the coding sequence ATGCGCTTGCGCTTTCCCTGGCGGATCCTGTTGTCCGGACTCGCGGTTGCGGGTACCGCTGTCGCTGCTGCGGCGGACGACGCCGCGTTTGCGCAGGACATCCTGCGGGCCCACAACCAGGTGCGCTGCCTGCATGGTGTTGCGCCGCTGGCGTGGCACGCGGGGGTCGCGGCCTATGCCCGCCACTGGGTCCGCCAGGGCGGGTTTGACCACAGCGATTCCTACAACGCGCCGATCGGGCCGCTCGGCGAGAACCTGTACGGTTCGTCCGAGGTGCCCACGGGCGCCGAAGCGGTGCAGTCCTGGTACAGCGAGGTGTCGGACTACCGGCCGGAGGATCCGTCCGGCGCGGCCGGGCACTTCACGGCCATGGTCTGGAAGGGTGCGCGGTATCTCGGCTGCGCCCGTGCGGGCGGCAACCTGTTCTGCAACTACTGGTCGGGGACCCGGACGGCGGACTGCAGCACGCCGAACATGCAGGGCTGCTACCGGGCGCAGGTGCTGCCGCGTGTGCGCACGTCCGCCCAGTGTCCGTGA
- a CDS encoding DUF2252 domain-containing protein encodes MNIVKKILRFNEGRDPVRLAMKYQAMRTDPFVFLRGTCHLFHARLPVTSELRKAPAVWTCGDLHLENFGSYKGDSRQVQFDINDFDESLLAPATWDLVRLLTSVVVGRQSRSLGRRVASSSRQLCEVLLHAYVQALVDGKARWVDRDTARPPVSDLLQAVRGRSRPEFLDSRTALKGRQRRIRVDGHKALKAGEDEQEKVRAFMTGFAREQSRPRFFDVLDVARRIAGTGSLGVERYIVLVRGKGSPDGNYLLDLKKALPSSLQGHVPTVQPAWPDEAHRIVAIQQRMQAASMAFLHAVRLEDTPFVLRALLPSEDRVTLSQVGRPVARLQQLLVVMGQCLAWAQLRSSGRGGAATADELIAFGQQAKWQGRLIDLAHACAEEVQTDWACFAKACDDGVVPLSGGGSGA; translated from the coding sequence ATGAACATCGTCAAGAAGATCCTGCGTTTCAACGAGGGCCGCGATCCGGTCCGGCTGGCCATGAAGTACCAGGCCATGCGCACCGACCCGTTCGTGTTCCTGCGCGGCACCTGCCACCTGTTCCACGCCCGCCTGCCGGTGACGTCCGAGCTGCGCAAGGCGCCGGCCGTGTGGACCTGCGGTGACCTGCACCTGGAGAACTTCGGCAGCTACAAGGGCGACAGCCGGCAGGTGCAGTTCGACATCAACGACTTCGACGAATCGCTGCTCGCACCGGCCACCTGGGATCTGGTGCGGCTGCTGACCAGCGTCGTGGTGGGGCGGCAGAGCCGGAGCCTGGGTCGTCGCGTGGCGTCTTCCTCGCGCCAGCTGTGCGAGGTCCTGCTGCACGCCTACGTGCAGGCACTGGTCGATGGCAAGGCGCGCTGGGTGGACCGCGACACGGCCCGGCCGCCGGTGTCCGATCTGCTGCAGGCGGTGCGCGGGCGCAGCCGCCCGGAGTTCCTGGACAGCCGCACGGCGCTGAAAGGGCGCCAGCGCCGCATCCGCGTCGACGGGCACAAGGCACTGAAGGCCGGCGAGGACGAGCAGGAGAAGGTCCGCGCCTTCATGACCGGCTTTGCCCGCGAGCAGTCCCGACCGCGGTTCTTCGACGTGCTCGACGTGGCGCGGCGCATCGCCGGCACCGGCAGCCTCGGGGTGGAGCGCTACATCGTGCTCGTGCGCGGCAAGGGCTCGCCGGACGGCAACTACCTGCTGGATCTCAAGAAGGCCTTGCCCTCGTCGCTGCAGGGCCACGTGCCCACCGTGCAGCCGGCGTGGCCGGACGAGGCCCACCGCATCGTGGCCATCCAGCAGCGCATGCAGGCCGCGAGCATGGCCTTCCTGCACGCGGTCCGGCTGGAGGACACGCCGTTTGTCCTGCGCGCGCTGCTGCCGAGCGAAGACCGGGTGACGCTGTCGCAGGTCGGCCGTCCCGTCGCGCGGCTGCAGCAACTGCTGGTGGTCATGGGGCAGTGCCTGGCCTGGGCGCAGTTGCGCAGCAGCGGGCGCGGAGGCGCTGCCACGGCCGACGAGCTGATCGCGTTTGGCCAGCAAGCCAAGTGGCAGGGCCGCCTGATCGATCTGGCGCATGCCTGCGCGGAAGAGGTGCAGACCGACTGGGCCTGCTTTGCCAAGGCGTGCGACGACGGGGTCGTTCCGCTGTCAGGCGGTGGTTCTGGGGCCTGA
- a CDS encoding ArsR/SmtB family transcription factor has protein sequence MEESTATTALAALAQPMRLRVFRALVGAGLDGMTPGALGALLDVPASTLSFHLKELTHAGLVSQERDGRNLIYRAAMAQMNALLAYLTAHCCEGSATTCATTPTPDCGTTCC, from the coding sequence ATGGAAGAATCAACCGCCACCACTGCACTGGCCGCGCTGGCCCAGCCGATGCGGCTGCGCGTGTTCCGGGCCCTCGTTGGCGCCGGCCTGGACGGCATGACCCCCGGCGCGCTCGGCGCGCTGCTCGACGTGCCGGCCTCGACCCTGTCCTTCCACCTGAAGGAGCTGACGCACGCCGGCCTCGTCAGCCAGGAGCGGGACGGCCGCAACCTCATCTACCGCGCCGCGATGGCGCAGATGAACGCCCTGCTCGCCTACCTCACCGCGCACTGCTGCGAAGGTTCGGCCACCACCTGCGCCACCACCCCCACACCCGACTGCGGCACCACCTGCTGCTGA
- a CDS encoding OmpA family protein: MPLHPPRLSAGLRHLVGLGTLFALLTLAGCATPPPPAITADLPLAQAVGMATDQTVRLLDEQRGLARYLSRSTRVYVAPVVDAGSRQQTVSTVRVRELIAVHLKSQHRGIELVPFTAAAAARSELRLDTTLTAALLPDGRRATDRVRLDMRLVSLHDGRTLARSEASVVDAGMDGTPVNFFRESPFSLASGEADASSTAGGTALSERDRTLPIARLDEAGAAYAAGRYDRALDLYRSAATLPGADTMQALVGTYLSAIRSGRDQEAQEAFARIVALGLKTRVMGVKLLFAPGKTEFWPDPAISKFYPEWLREIARQAGDVPSCLQVVGHSSHSGAEDYNVLLSAQRADAVRQQLETANPALVQRIEASGVGWRDNLVGTGSDDLKDAVDRRVEFKVVDCR, encoded by the coding sequence ATGCCTCTGCATCCCCCGCGCCTGTCCGCCGGCCTCCGGCACCTGGTCGGTCTGGGCACCCTGTTCGCGCTGCTGACCCTCGCCGGATGTGCCACGCCGCCGCCGCCTGCGATCACGGCCGACCTGCCGCTGGCGCAGGCCGTGGGCATGGCGACCGACCAGACCGTGCGCCTTCTGGACGAGCAGCGCGGTCTGGCCCGCTACCTGAGCCGCTCGACACGCGTCTACGTCGCCCCGGTGGTCGATGCCGGCAGCCGGCAACAGACGGTGAGCACGGTGCGTGTGCGCGAGCTGATCGCCGTGCATCTGAAGAGCCAGCACCGCGGGATCGAGCTGGTGCCGTTCACCGCCGCCGCGGCGGCGCGCAGCGAACTCCGGCTGGACACCACGCTCACGGCGGCCCTGCTCCCGGACGGGCGCCGGGCCACGGACCGCGTCAGGCTCGACATGCGTCTGGTCAGCCTGCATGACGGCCGCACGCTGGCCCGCAGCGAAGCCTCCGTGGTGGACGCCGGCATGGACGGCACGCCGGTGAACTTCTTCCGCGAGAGCCCGTTCTCGCTCGCGTCGGGGGAGGCGGACGCCTCGTCGACGGCCGGAGGGACGGCCCTGTCCGAACGCGACCGCACGTTGCCGATCGCCCGGCTGGACGAAGCCGGCGCCGCCTACGCCGCCGGCCGCTACGACCGCGCGCTGGACCTCTACCGCTCGGCGGCCACGCTGCCCGGGGCGGACACCATGCAGGCGCTGGTTGGCACCTACCTGTCCGCCATCCGCTCGGGCCGGGACCAGGAGGCGCAGGAAGCCTTCGCCCGCATCGTCGCGCTCGGCCTCAAGACCCGGGTGATGGGCGTGAAGCTGCTGTTCGCGCCGGGCAAGACCGAGTTCTGGCCCGATCCTGCCATCAGCAAGTTCTACCCCGAATGGCTGCGCGAGATCGCCCGGCAGGCGGGGGACGTGCCGTCGTGCCTGCAGGTGGTCGGCCACTCCAGCCACAGCGGCGCCGAGGATTACAACGTGCTGCTGTCGGCCCAGCGTGCCGACGCGGTCCGCCAGCAGCTCGAAACCGCCAATCCGGCGCTGGTGCAGCGCATCGAGGCCTCCGGCGTGGGCTGGCGCGACAACCTCGTCGGCACCGGCAGCGACGACCTGAAGGACGCCGTCGACCGGCGGGTCGAGTTCAAGGTGGTGGACTGCCGCTGA
- a CDS encoding arsenate reductase ArsC, producing MTTHVLILCTHNSARSVLSEGMLNHLAARLGKDVRAHSAGSAPSGRINPYAIQALNGAGIDTSAYRSKSWDAFTTPDAPPLSIVITVCDSAAAESCPVFFGGAGQQPVKVHWGYPDPSNAAEADKPRAFELTRQAIGYRMLQLLALPLETMDRAALQAALVAIGQS from the coding sequence ATGACCACCCACGTTCTCATTCTCTGCACCCACAACTCGGCCCGCAGCGTGCTGTCCGAGGGCATGCTGAACCACCTCGCGGCCCGGCTCGGCAAGGATGTCCGCGCCCACAGCGCCGGCAGCGCCCCGAGCGGCCGCATCAACCCGTACGCGATCCAGGCCCTGAACGGCGCCGGCATCGACACCAGCGCCTACCGCAGCAAGAGCTGGGACGCGTTCACCACGCCGGACGCGCCGCCGCTGTCGATCGTGATCACCGTGTGCGACTCCGCAGCCGCCGAGTCCTGCCCGGTGTTCTTCGGCGGTGCAGGCCAGCAGCCGGTCAAGGTGCACTGGGGTTACCCGGATCCGTCCAACGCGGCCGAGGCCGACAAGCCCCGCGCCTTCGAGCTGACCCGGCAGGCCATCGGCTACCGGATGCTGCAATTGCTGGCCCTGCCGCTGGAGACGATGGACCGCGCGGCGCTGCAGGCCGCGCTCGTCGCCATCGGCCAGAGCTGA